One genomic window of Desulfobacteraceae bacterium includes the following:
- a CDS encoding acyltransferase: MKPFRLIPGPLRGVLVLSIYLINTLFWTLPLFSLTLLKFVIPVPAFRRFVTRILHGLAAHWVAVNNFTQRLFCGTQWEVTGLENLRPRGWYLVVANHQSWVDILVLQRVFNRRIPLLTFFIKKELIWFPLLGQAWWALDFPFMKRHSTAYLKKHPEKRGEDIAAAQKACEKFKHQPIALMNFIEGTRFSPEKKRRSGSPYANLLRTKAGGMALVLNTAGQQLHRILDVTIVYPDGRKSFWEFACGKIGRIHVQVDQIPVSPWMIGDYVEDRVFRRKFQAWLNDLWTQKDQRITALLDATRTADSGMRAHPGAEAPHAEELQSDSRKAVQSMP, translated from the coding sequence ATGAAACCCTTCAGATTGATTCCCGGACCCCTCCGTGGGGTCCTGGTCCTGAGCATCTACCTGATCAACACCTTGTTTTGGACGTTGCCGCTTTTCAGCCTGACCCTTTTGAAGTTCGTAATTCCCGTTCCCGCTTTTCGCCGTTTCGTGACCCGCATCCTGCACGGGCTGGCAGCCCATTGGGTGGCGGTCAACAACTTCACCCAGCGTCTTTTCTGCGGCACCCAGTGGGAGGTGACGGGGCTGGAAAACCTGCGTCCCCGGGGCTGGTATCTGGTGGTCGCCAACCATCAGTCGTGGGTGGACATCCTGGTCCTGCAGCGGGTATTCAACCGCAGGATTCCGCTGCTGACCTTCTTCATCAAAAAGGAATTGATCTGGTTTCCCCTTCTGGGGCAGGCTTGGTGGGCGCTGGATTTCCCCTTCATGAAACGCCATTCCACCGCTTACCTGAAAAAGCATCCTGAAAAGCGGGGCGAAGACATCGCAGCCGCGCAAAAGGCGTGTGAAAAGTTCAAGCACCAGCCCATCGCCCTCATGAACTTTATTGAAGGCACGCGCTTCAGCCCCGAAAAAAAGCGGCGCAGCGGCTCCCCCTACGCCAACCTGCTGCGCACCAAAGCCGGCGGGATGGCGCTGGTCTTGAACACGGCGGGCCAGCAGCTGCACCGCATACTTGATGTCACCATCGTCTACCCCGATGGCCGCAAGAGCTTCTGGGAATTTGCCTGTGGCAAGATCGGCCGGATCCATGTGCAGGTCGATCAGATCCCGGTCTCGCCGTGGATGATCGGAGACTATGTCGAAGACCGGGTCTTCAGGCGAAAATTCCAGGCCTGGCTAAACGACCTGTGGACCCAAAAAGACCAGCGTATCACAGCACTTCTGGACGCCACCCGAACCGCCGATTCCGGGATGCGGGCCCATCCGGGCGCCGAAGCGCCGCACGCCGAGGAGCTGCAGTCCGATTCGCGCAAGGCGGTCCAGAGCATGCCGTAA
- a CDS encoding PfkB family carbohydrate kinase — protein sequence MVLVIGEILFDVFPDYRRIGGAPFNFAFHLHRLGEPVRFVSRIGMDAPGREVLAFVEGCGLNAGDLQLDPEHPTGQVQVSLDKAAVPTFDILPDMAYDHIQIDDRLQNLLATPLRLIYFGTLAQRTPQGFRTLQALLSRRHPETRTFCDINLRPDSYNDQVIRASLRQTDVLKLSSEELQMLRGIVGGPAEERALVDRLRSEFDIAVVVLTHGAAGSAWHSREGSCHLAPPPLAAVADTVGAGDAHAAMTAVGYLRQWPPAKTLAAANRLAAAVCTIQGALPESDAFYAEMGLISGG from the coding sequence ATGGTCCTGGTAATCGGTGAGATATTATTCGACGTGTTTCCGGATTACCGCCGGATTGGCGGCGCGCCTTTCAATTTTGCATTTCACCTGCACCGCCTGGGTGAACCGGTGCGGTTCGTCTCACGTATCGGGATGGATGCACCCGGACGCGAGGTGCTGGCCTTTGTGGAGGGGTGCGGTCTGAACGCCGGAGATCTTCAGCTGGATCCGGAGCACCCAACCGGGCAGGTGCAGGTCAGCCTGGACAAGGCCGCCGTGCCCACCTTCGATATCCTCCCGGACATGGCCTACGACCACATCCAAATAGACGACCGGCTGCAAAACCTGCTGGCCACCCCGCTGCGTCTGATCTATTTCGGGACCCTCGCCCAGCGCACGCCGCAGGGTTTTCGCACCCTGCAAGCCCTGCTGAGCCGCCGCCACCCGGAAACCCGCACATTCTGCGACATCAACCTGCGCCCCGACAGTTACAATGATCAGGTCATCCGCGCTTCTCTCCGCCAGACCGACGTCCTCAAGCTCAGCTCCGAGGAGCTCCAGATGCTGCGCGGCATCGTGGGCGGACCGGCCGAGGAGCGCGCCCTGGTCGATCGGCTGCGCAGCGAATTCGACATTGCGGTGGTGGTCCTCACTCACGGGGCGGCGGGCAGCGCGTGGCATTCCCGGGAGGGCAGTTGCCATCTGGCCCCGCCGCCGCTGGCCGCTGTCGCCGACACGGTGGGAGCCGGCGACGCTCACGCCGCCATGACCGCAGTGGGCTATCTGCGGCAATGGCCCCCGGCCAAGACCCTCGCGGCGGCCAACCGCCTGGCCGCCGCGGTCTGCACCATTCAGGGGGCCCTGCCCGAGAGCGATGCTTTCTACGCTGAAATGGGCCTTATCTCGGGAGGGTGA
- a CDS encoding HAD-IIB family hydrolase, which yields MSENGLYIQMFSLHGLVRGSNLELGRDADTGGQVKYVIELGRALAELEGVRQVDLFTRFLADNALSEDYARRVEQVADRFRIVRIQCGGRKYMRKELLWRHLDEFVDKTIKFIKNEKTLPDIVHGHYPDAGYAAMQLTRIFGVPFIFTGHSLGRAKKQKLLAEGLKEDEIARKYRIDQRIRVEEEILKYADLIVTSTHQEVQEQYGMYHNGGLADFRVLPPGIDIEKFYPYYHDLLPESERSETALYAQAKLLQELNRFFLRPEKPLILALCRPDKRKNIHGLIRAYGEAPDLQAMANLAVFAGIRRDISQMEENERDVLTQMLLEMDKYDLYGKMAIPKRHDFEHEVPELYRIAAAKRGVFVNPALTEPFGLTLLEASATGLPVVATNDGGPKDIIKNCGSGILVDPTDSGAIADAIREIISSNHSWDKFSKNGIMNVRQHYTWQHHAEAYRAEAERLVSAGQASDMAAVVPRNAIGRRLVRLNHLIISDIDNTLLGGDPQDLKRLLDLMAAHRRVIGFGVATGRTVDSAVQVLKAHNFPAPDVIISSVGSEIYYGQELQAGQGWETHIASGWDREKIVRLLKNFDFLEYQAEDTQRLYKVSYNMAPDKDRLAMIHDLLSRHKCRYNLIYSHQKYLDILPHRASKGKAIRYLSYKWEIPLGNFLVCGDSGNDEEMLRGEPLGVVVGNFSPELAKLRRMKHVFFAKGTYAAGILEAIAHYGFIAAARGRSHEPAE from the coding sequence ATGAGCGAAAATGGGCTTTATATCCAGATGTTCAGTCTCCACGGCCTGGTGCGCGGCAGCAACCTGGAACTGGGGCGCGACGCCGATACCGGCGGTCAGGTGAAATACGTGATCGAACTCGGAAGAGCCTTGGCCGAACTGGAGGGGGTCAGGCAGGTGGATCTTTTCACCCGATTTCTAGCAGACAACGCCCTTTCCGAGGATTACGCGCGGCGGGTGGAGCAGGTGGCCGACCGCTTTCGCATCGTGCGAATCCAATGCGGCGGCCGCAAATACATGCGCAAGGAACTGCTCTGGCGGCATCTGGACGAATTCGTGGACAAAACCATCAAATTTATCAAGAACGAAAAGACCCTGCCGGACATCGTCCACGGCCACTACCCCGACGCCGGTTACGCGGCGATGCAGCTGACCCGCATCTTCGGGGTTCCTTTCATTTTTACCGGCCACTCCCTGGGCCGGGCCAAAAAGCAGAAGCTGCTGGCCGAAGGCTTGAAGGAGGATGAGATCGCCCGCAAATACCGCATCGATCAACGGATCCGGGTGGAAGAGGAAATCCTGAAGTATGCCGATTTGATCGTCACCAGCACCCACCAGGAGGTTCAGGAGCAGTACGGAATGTACCACAATGGCGGGCTGGCGGATTTTCGGGTCCTGCCGCCGGGCATCGACATCGAGAAATTCTATCCCTACTACCACGACCTGCTGCCGGAGTCCGAGCGCAGCGAAACCGCCCTATACGCCCAAGCCAAATTGCTTCAGGAGCTCAACCGCTTTTTCCTGCGCCCGGAAAAACCCCTGATCCTGGCCCTCTGCCGCCCCGACAAGCGCAAGAACATCCACGGTCTGATCCGTGCCTACGGGGAGGCGCCCGACCTTCAGGCCATGGCCAACCTGGCGGTGTTTGCCGGTATCCGCCGGGACATCAGCCAGATGGAGGAAAACGAGCGCGACGTTCTCACCCAGATGCTGCTTGAGATGGACAAGTATGACCTTTACGGTAAAATGGCGATTCCCAAACGGCACGATTTCGAGCACGAGGTTCCGGAACTCTACCGCATCGCGGCGGCAAAACGGGGGGTTTTCGTCAACCCCGCCCTGACCGAACCCTTCGGGCTGACACTCCTGGAGGCGTCGGCCACCGGGCTGCCGGTGGTCGCCACAAATGACGGCGGCCCCAAGGACATCATTAAAAACTGCGGCAGCGGGATACTAGTGGATCCCACCGACAGCGGCGCCATCGCGGACGCCATCCGGGAAATCATCTCCAGCAATCACAGCTGGGACAAGTTTTCCAAAAACGGCATCATGAATGTCCGCCAGCACTATACCTGGCAGCACCATGCCGAAGCCTACCGGGCCGAAGCCGAGCGGCTGGTTTCCGCCGGCCAGGCGTCCGACATGGCCGCCGTGGTGCCGCGGAATGCCATCGGCCGCCGGCTGGTCCGGCTGAACCACCTGATCATCTCGGATATCGACAACACCCTCTTGGGCGGGGACCCCCAGGACCTAAAACGCCTGCTGGACCTTATGGCGGCCCACCGCAGGGTCATCGGTTTCGGGGTCGCCACCGGGCGCACCGTGGACTCGGCGGTTCAGGTGCTCAAAGCCCACAATTTCCCCGCACCGGACGTGATCATCTCCTCGGTGGGCAGTGAGATCTACTACGGTCAAGAACTGCAGGCCGGCCAGGGGTGGGAAACCCACATCGCCAGCGGTTGGGACCGCGAAAAGATCGTGCGCCTGCTGAAGAATTTCGATTTTCTCGAGTACCAGGCGGAAGACACCCAGCGCCTATACAAGGTCAGCTACAACATGGCGCCGGACAAGGACCGCCTGGCCATGATCCACGACCTGCTCTCACGCCACAAATGCCGCTACAATCTCATCTATTCCCACCAAAAATACCTGGACATTCTGCCGCACCGCGCCTCCAAGGGCAAAGCCATCCGCTACCTCAGCTACAAGTGGGAGATTCCTTTAGGCAATTTCCTGGTTTGCGGTGACTCCGGCAACGACGAGGAGATGCTGCGGGGTGAACCATTGGGGGTTGTTGTGGGCAATTTCAGCCCCGAGCTGGCCAAACTGCGCCGCATGAAGCATGTCTTCTTTGCCAAGGGGACCTATGCCGCCGGAATTTTGGAGGCCATCGCGCACTACGGGTTCATCGCCGCCGCACGCGGAAGATCCCATGAGCCTGCAGAATAA
- a CDS encoding cation:proton antiporter, giving the protein MTASIFYNPGLTIALALAMGMVAQAVAHHLRIPGIVLLLAAGVACGPDGVGIIHPAALGPALNILTGFAVAVILFEGGLNLKFRRLKRAQHSIRQLILVGGLVTVAGGAAAAHYIMRWPWQTALLFGTLVMVTGPTVINPLLKRLKVKRSVATILEAEGVLIDALGAVVATVALEAALGPAHGSPLLWGWHVVSRLAFGAGMGGVAALLLIFFYRVRWLIPEGTQNVFTLAAVLALFQGANQMLSESGIAAVTMAGIVIGNYRTSVLRDLAEFKEELTVLLIGMLFVLLAADVRLPQVLGLGWPGLGVVLVLMFGVRPAAVLAGTWLSGLNWRERLFIAWIGPRGIVAAAVASFFAAAFGARGLPGGYELRALVFLVIAVTVVFAGLTGGPMAGVLGLRRPSQKGWVVLGANGLARGVAKLFKENGQEILCIDSNADHCKAAENDCTRVIYGNGLQTRNLLRAEIDTRRGALALTANDAVNYLFIQKVKAEAKTIALYCALKTDTESLTAKMLHETDAQVAFGKTLDVDLWNRRFDAGQVYLQVWQPAKQPPAEIGAESLVSEYTGNGLIAAVVRRNDKLSPVGDGLRIKKTDQVFFFVFEADLKTAGEFLDQNGWRRSDSFGSDAFSTSTCRLVTRKA; this is encoded by the coding sequence ATGACGGCCTCGATTTTTTACAACCCCGGGCTGACCATCGCCCTGGCGCTGGCCATGGGCATGGTCGCCCAGGCCGTGGCGCACCACCTGCGCATTCCGGGCATCGTTTTGCTGCTGGCCGCCGGCGTGGCCTGCGGGCCGGACGGTGTGGGAATCATCCACCCGGCCGCTCTCGGTCCGGCGCTCAACATCCTGACCGGATTCGCCGTGGCGGTGATTCTTTTCGAAGGCGGGTTGAACCTGAAGTTCAGGCGCCTGAAGCGCGCCCAGCACTCCATCCGGCAGTTGATCCTTGTGGGCGGGTTGGTGACGGTCGCCGGCGGTGCAGCCGCCGCGCATTACATCATGCGCTGGCCCTGGCAAACCGCCCTGCTGTTCGGCACCCTGGTGATGGTGACCGGCCCCACCGTGATCAACCCGCTGCTGAAACGTCTCAAAGTCAAACGTTCGGTGGCCACCATACTGGAGGCCGAGGGGGTCCTGATCGATGCCCTTGGCGCGGTGGTGGCGACGGTGGCGCTGGAGGCCGCCCTCGGCCCCGCCCACGGCAGTCCGCTACTCTGGGGCTGGCATGTGGTCTCGCGGCTGGCCTTCGGGGCGGGAATGGGGGGTGTCGCCGCTTTGCTGCTGATTTTTTTCTACCGGGTGCGGTGGCTGATCCCCGAGGGAACGCAGAATGTGTTCACCCTTGCCGCTGTTCTGGCCCTGTTCCAGGGAGCCAACCAGATGCTTTCGGAAAGCGGCATCGCCGCCGTGACCATGGCCGGGATCGTCATCGGCAACTACCGGACCTCGGTTTTGCGGGACCTGGCGGAATTCAAGGAGGAGCTGACCGTGCTGTTGATCGGGATGCTCTTTGTGCTGTTGGCGGCCGACGTGCGCCTGCCCCAGGTCCTGGGCCTGGGCTGGCCGGGGCTGGGGGTCGTCCTGGTGCTGATGTTCGGGGTGCGCCCGGCGGCGGTTTTGGCCGGCACTTGGCTTTCGGGCCTGAACTGGCGGGAGCGTCTTTTCATCGCCTGGATCGGCCCCCGGGGGATCGTGGCCGCGGCGGTGGCCTCTTTTTTCGCCGCCGCCTTCGGGGCGCGCGGACTGCCCGGCGGTTACGAGCTGCGGGCACTGGTGTTTCTGGTGATCGCGGTCACGGTGGTTTTCGCGGGCCTAACCGGCGGGCCGATGGCCGGTGTCTTGGGCCTGCGGCGACCCAGCCAGAAGGGCTGGGTGGTGCTGGGGGCCAACGGCCTGGCGCGCGGGGTGGCCAAGTTGTTCAAGGAAAACGGCCAGGAAATCCTCTGCATCGATTCCAATGCGGACCATTGCAAGGCGGCCGAAAACGACTGCACCCGGGTTATTTACGGCAACGGGCTGCAGACCCGAAACCTGCTGCGGGCGGAAATCGACACCCGGCGGGGGGCGCTGGCGCTGACCGCCAACGATGCGGTGAACTATCTTTTCATCCAGAAGGTGAAAGCCGAGGCCAAAACGATTGCGCTTTACTGCGCTCTCAAAACCGACACCGAGTCCCTGACGGCCAAGATGCTCCACGAGACGGACGCCCAGGTGGCGTTTGGCAAAACGCTGGACGTCGATCTCTGGAACCGCCGCTTCGATGCCGGCCAGGTCTACCTGCAGGTCTGGCAGCCGGCGAAGCAGCCGCCGGCCGAGATCGGCGCCGAATCGCTTGTGAGCGAATACACCGGAAACGGGCTGATCGCAGCGGTTGTGCGCCGCAACGACAAGCTCTCACCCGTCGGTGACGGTCTGCGGATCAAGAAAACCGATCAGGTCTTTTTTTTCGTTTTCGAAGCGGACCTCAAAACTGCCGGTGAATTTTTAGATCAAAACGGCTGGCGGCGAAGCGACAGCTTCGGCAGCGATGCCTTTTCGACCTCCACGTGCCGCCTGGTGACAAGAAAAGCATGA